The sequence CACCCAAGTTCAACGCCTTAGGTCTCCCCTCAAGGAGCCTGACGAAGGGCAGCGGAGATTCCAACCGCGATATGACCCCTTCGATCCTCTCAACAGCCTCATCATATGCCCTATCAGGATCATCCTCCACGAAGGCGTTGGATATGATGATCATCCTGTGCTTGAGATGGTCGAAGGCGATCAGGGTGTCGACGAAGGCGAAGGCACAGTCCGGGAACTCCCCCTCATCGCTCGCTATCTCTGGCAGCCTCTCGAAGAACCTGACCATATCGTATCCCAGATATCCCACTGCCCCTCCACAGAACCTGGGAAGCCCTTCGATCCGAACCGGCCGATACCTCAAGACGAGCTTCTCGAGCTCCCCGAACGGGTCGGGCGATTCATAGGTATGTGCTTGGCCGGATCGGGTCTCGATGAGGCGGATCACGTTCCCGCGACTTTCGAATATCAGAAAGGGATCAGTGCCTATGAAGGAGTATCTACCGATCCTCTCCCCACCCTCGACGCTCTCTAAAAGAAAGGAGTATCGTCGGTTATCTATCTTTAGAAAGACGGAGACGGGCGTCTCCAGATCGGCCGATATCTCCCTGTAGACGGGGATCAGATTTCCCCGACGGGCAAGACTTCGGAACCGATCGCGGGATGGGATGTAGTATGATCCTTCGCCGTCAGGCGTAGACCTTATCGGGGTCGAAGACCTTCTCCCCGACGATCCGGAACCCCCCGTCCTCCGTGATCTTCCTGAAGAAACAGGATCTATAACCCAGGTGGCATGCCCCGCCTTTTTGATCGACCTTGATGAGCAGAGCGTCTCCGTCGCAGTCGAAGTAGATCTCCTTGACGATCTGGAAGTTTCCGGAGGTTTCCCCTTTAAGCCAAAGACACCTCCTTGATCTGCTCCAAAAACACACCTTCCCTTCCTGCAGGGTGCGTCTCAGGGCTTCCTCATTCATGTACCCCAACATCAGAACCTCTCCGTTCTGATAGTCCTGGATGATAGCAGGGATAAGCCCGTTGGAATCGAATTTCAGCTCTTTTATGAACTCCATCCCTCACCTGGTTCCTCAAACTGTGTCAAACTGACCTATCTGCCGGTTGAGGAACCTCCCTCCTTTCTATCCCATTGCGGCAGATAGACCAGGGCTCCCGGCCGCTCTATGAGCCGAAGCCTACCAACGGATACCGGATAATTGTCGGAGAACGGCAACCGACACTTCACTACCTTGCGGGATGGAACGAAACTCCTAACCGTTCCCCAATAGGAGTTCCCATCCCGCCTCACATACCTTACAATGTCCCAATGCCTGAACCCGGCATATTCGTCGTGCTTGCTGTTGTGCATATCCTGACGACGCCGCCGGGCGACTATCTCATACCTACAAACCGTATCCTCAAAATTGCGCTCTCTCAGCGCCAAGACAAGAGCATCATTCGTGTGAGACTTCTCCAGACCTAACCGCCGCCGCTTTTCCGTGGTCTGCC comes from Candidatus Poribacteria bacterium and encodes:
- the hisI gene encoding phosphoribosyl-AMP cyclohydrolase; protein product: MEFIKELKFDSNGLIPAIIQDYQNGEVLMLGYMNEEALRRTLQEGKVCFWSRSRRCLWLKGETSGNFQIVKEIYFDCDGDALLIKVDQKGGACHLGYRSCFFRKITEDGGFRIVGEKVFDPDKVYA